The Lysinibacillus timonensis nucleotide sequence CCGAAAGTTAGTCCCCCCAAAAAAAGCAATAACATAATGGGAGAATATAAACCAATGAACTTTTGTTCCTTTTCATATAAACCAGGCTTTGCAAATTGCCAAATAAAATTACAGATAAAGGGGAGCGATAATCCAAGTGATAAGGTGACCGAAATAGATGTATAGGATTTAATCACTTCCAAGGGACCTAAAATAATAAGATTATTTCCCCTTGAGATATATGGGAACCAGAAATTAATCGTTGAAAATAAAACGATAAAGAACGCAACGAAGATAAAAGCACTTTTAATAAGTTGCTTTCGCAATTCAGTTAAATGGTCAACCCAACTCTCCTGCGATTGACCAGTTTTTAGTTCAACTTCTTGTTTTGTTTCTTGTATATTTTCAATTACTTCCATTGTTTCCTTTATCTGCTCTTCTTGAGTTTCAATTTTATTCTGCTTCTTTTTTTTATCCAAGGGACTTAAATTGTTATATCCATAAGGATCCATTTTAGATCACCTACGATGCGTCTTCGGTCTTTTTAATTTCCTTTAAAACTGGCTTTTTATCATCTTCATCGTCATCTATTGCTTCTCGTGCTGATTTTTTGAATTCAGATAGCGTTTTCCCGACAGCCCCACCAATTTCAGGAAGCTTTTTAGGACCAAAAACGATTAAGACGATTACTAATATGATGATTAAACCAGGAACACCGATTGAACCAAAACCACCCATTATCAATTCCTCCAATCAATTAGACAAGACTGCCACCTGTTTTACTATAATTGATAATCCCTTCTGCGCAACGGTAGGCAAGAGCGCCAACAGTACCTGTCGGATTGTAGCCACCGTTATGTGCAAAGTTTCCTGCTCCGACTACAAATAAATTTTCTGCATCCCAATGTTGTAACCAATTATTAACAACACTGATTGCCGGATCACTACCCATGACTGTTCCACCAGTATTGTGTGTCGTTTGATAAGGAACAATATCATAATCGGTTAATGGGTTGGATGCCGCTACAGTTTTAGCGCCCATTTCTTTCATAATTTCTGCTGACTTCTCCGATAAGTACTTGTGAAGAGCACGGTCCTGATCTGTAAAGTTATACGTTAATTGCAATAATGGTACTCCATAAGCATCCTTATAAGTTGGATCAAGTGACATAAAGTTCTCTTTATGTGGCATGGATGCACCTTGTCCACCAATGTTTAATGTTCTTGTGTAGTAATGAATAGAAGCCTTTTTGAATTCTGCACCCCAAGCTGGCGTATCAGGTGGAACCGGATTAAATTGAATTGGGCGTTGACCAGTTTGAGTAATGGAAAGGCTTGCACCATGAATAAAATCAAGGTTCGTATGGTCAAACGAATCGCCGTTATAATCGTCGATTGTCATTCCTAATGCCCCTGCTCCCATAAACGTATTAAATTGTTCATCGAAGAATCCTGTAGCACCCGGTAAAATTTGATAACAATAATTTCTTCCTAATGTTCCTCTTCCAGTTTCAGGGTCATACTGTTCACCGATATTGGACACCATCAATAGTTTTGCATTATTTAATACATAAGAAGTTAAGACAACAACTTCAGCAGGCTGGATAAACTCCTCACCTGTCACTGTGTCGAAGAAACGTACGCCTGTTACTTTATCTCCTTGTTTAAGTACTTCAACAACATTTGAATTGAACCGAATATCAAAGTTACCTGATTCTAATGCAGTCGGTACAACGGTTACTTCTGCGGAAGATTTTGCACCATATTCACAACCAAAACGTTCACAGAACCCACAGTATTGACAAGCTGCAATAGTAGAACCGTCTGGGTTTGTGTATGATTCCGATAAATTCGCGGATGGCATCATAAATGGATGATAACCTAGATTTGTCGTTGCTTGTTCAAAGCGCTGCAATATAGGTGTCTTCTTCATCGGCGGTGTAGGGAAAGGTTCAGAACGCTTGCCCCAAAATGGATTGTTGTCTTCACCAGAGATTCCAGCTGTATACTCAAATCTATTGAAATAAGGTTCAAGCTCATCATAGGTGATGCCCCAATCTTGAAGAAGATAATCATTCCCAAGTTTATTCGCACCATATCGTTCATCTGTTATAGATTTTATTTGGAAATCGTACGGCAGGAAACGCCAGTTTTGTCCATTCCAATGAGTACCGGAACCACCTAAACCTTCTCCTAGAAGGAAGGAACCCATCATTCGCATTGGGAGTGCTCTCATTTGTCGATTATTTCGGAATGTAATCGTTTCTCTTGATAAGTTTTGAAATAATTCATAACGAATTGCATATCGGAATTCATCGTGAACCATTGCGTAATCCTCAGTACCACGTTCAGCACCACGTTCTAATCCGCGTACTTTTAATCCCGCTTTTCCACATTCAGCGGCGATGATACCACCTGTCCAACCAACTCCAACTGTTACAACATCAACTTTTTCTAATGTAGTAGCCATTATTTACTCCCCCATCTATTAATGCGTCATACTGCTTATTGATTGTGGATCGATTTGAACAAACTCTTCGCTTTCGATTTGACCGATATAAGCGTATTGGTGTCCTGGGAATCCTTTCATTCTCCAGCCATCCATATTGCGGTTACCGTTATAAATTGGATCAGCATATGCTCCTTCTAATGTTGCTTGACGTAGCAATTTAAAGAAGAAGTCAGACGTCACTGCTAACATTGGTACTTCACCTTTTTGGAATGCCGTGAGTATTTCATCCATTTGGTCTGGCTCGAGTTCAGCGAATCCTTTTTCATATCGGCTAACTGCTTCTTCCTCAAGCTTTGCAATACCTTGTGTAAAAATTTCTGCACGAGTTAGCCTGCTTTGGTATCCTTGCGTTGAAGCACCATCAGCAAAAGGACCTTGCATGTACTCTTTTGCATTCATACCATAAGCACCGGCTAATTGATTGTCAATGAAGTATGGAACACCTAGACCAATAGCTCCCGGTCCTAAATCATCTTCAGGGAAAATTCGTTCCGTTGCTTGTGCAAGGATATTAAATTGAGTAAGACTTGTAAAAAACTTAAGACCAACATTTGCGGGGTGATCTTGTTGTTGACCTTGACCCTGACCTTGTTGTTGACCTGTCGTTTGATCTGTAGCAGTACCACCTCTATTGACGTTATATCCGATGAGACCACCAATAATCCCACCTCCGATTAACGTTCCAGTTGCAATCCCAGTTGTTTTCATAAAGTCACGACGGGATACACCCTTTTTATCGTTTTCCATGTTGAATCCTCCTAAGTTGTTAATAATTGCTTATATGAGTATTGCGCATTTTTTAACATATTAAACACATTAAGAAAGATTTAGTCATTGTAAACAGAAAACTAAAGAAAAATAAAGAAGCTCCCAATATGATGAGAGCTTCATAACAACGATTTTTTTAAAACTGCACTGTTTTCGAAATTATAATAAAACACGCAACCAATTAAATGGCTGCGTGTTGCTTTTACATGTTTTAAAGTCTAATTGTCCATCCAAACGTATCTTCAACTGTACCATTCTGGATGCCTGTAAGTGTATCGTATAACAATTGTGATACTTCACCGATTTTACCTTCATTAATAACTATTTTTTTGTCTAGATATTTTAATTCACCAACTGGAGAAATTACAGCAGCAGTACCAGTACCAAATACTTCCTCTAAAGTACCGTTTTGATCAGCTTCTACTACTTCGTCAATTGTAATACGACGTTCCTCAACTGGAATATTTTTAGATTTCAATACTTGAATCATTGAATCACGAGTAATACCAGGTAAAATGCTACCGTTTAACGCTGGCGTTATGATTGTTCCATTGATTTTGAAGAAGATATTCATACTTCCTACTTCTTCAACATATTTGTTTTCTTTACCATCTAACCATAATGTCTGTGCGTAGCCTTGAGCGCTTGCAATTTCTTGACCTTTTAAAGCACTTGCGTAGTTACCAGCAGTTTTTGCTTCACCAGTACCACCCGAAACAGCACGAACAAATTGTTGTTCAACCATAATTTTAACTGGGTTAATTCCTTCTTTATAATAAGAGCCTGACGGTGACATAATAATGATAAACTTATAATTTTTAGAAGGATGTACTCCTAAGTTTGGTTCAGTAGCGATAATAAATGGTCGAATATACAATGAAGTACCTGGTGCATTAGGTACCCAGTCACGATCAACTGTTACAAGTTGTTTTAATGCTTCTAAAGCAAACTCTTCATCGATAGCAGGAATAACTAAACGATCATTGGAATTGTTAAGACGTGCAAAATTACGGTCAGCGCGGAATAATAACACTTGATTGTCCACTGTTCTATAAGCTTTTAATCCTTCAAACACCGCTTGCCCATAATGGAAGACCATTGCAGATGGCTCAATTTGAATCGGTTGGTAAGGTATAATTTTAGCATCATGCCACCCTTGACCTTCCGTATATTCTACGATGAACATATGATCCGTAAAATAATGTCCGAACCCTAGGCTTTCAGTAGCTGGTTTTTGTTTTGGGTTTGTCGTTAATTCCATTTTAATGTCTAACATTGTTACCCCTCCATATAGTTGAAATGTTCTGAAATTTAGTTGCGTATTTAATAGCATTTTATATGTATGCAATATAATAGATGAATACTCTAGAGGTCTTTGCAAACAACAAAATCTAATTAACCGCTATTCTATCTTATTATACTAATTAAATGATAATTAGACTACTTCATCTAAAGATACTTTTAAAATATACGTTAAAAGTAAACAAAAAAGAGTAATTTTGATAAAATAATTCTGAACTAAATAGTTAAGGGGGCTAACTAATGATTAATAAAATCTACTAAAAATCATACTGAGTTCGAAAATCCTCCAATTGTTCAATAAATACGTCAAACTCTGCCTCAGCCACGTCCATTTTCTTTAAAAATGAAGCCCCTTCTGAATAGTCCATCGTTTCAAGTGTATATTTTGCTTGAATTGCAGCA carries:
- the tatC gene encoding twin-arginine translocase subunit TatC, whose product is MDPYGYNNLSPLDKKKKQNKIETQEEQIKETMEVIENIQETKQEVELKTGQSQESWVDHLTELRKQLIKSAFIFVAFFIVLFSTINFWFPYISRGNNLIILGPLEVIKSYTSISVTLSLGLSLPFICNFIWQFAKPGLYEKEQKFIGLYSPIMLLLFLGGLTFGYFIINPMSYQFLVGLGEMNFDVMVTATDYINFLIMTTVPIGLLFELPVVALFLSSVNILTANSMKKVRKWSYIIMAVVSAVITPPDFISQLLILIPMVGLYEISIFFVRKAEEKRASNSPITEEAH
- the tatA gene encoding twin-arginine translocase TatA/TatE family subunit; this translates as MGGFGSIGVPGLIIILVIVLIVFGPKKLPEIGGAVGKTLSEFKKSAREAIDDDEDDKKPVLKEIKKTEDAS
- a CDS encoding GMC family oxidoreductase, which gives rise to MATTLEKVDVVTVGVGWTGGIIAAECGKAGLKVRGLERGAERGTEDYAMVHDEFRYAIRYELFQNLSRETITFRNNRQMRALPMRMMGSFLLGEGLGGSGTHWNGQNWRFLPYDFQIKSITDERYGANKLGNDYLLQDWGITYDELEPYFNRFEYTAGISGEDNNPFWGKRSEPFPTPPMKKTPILQRFEQATTNLGYHPFMMPSANLSESYTNPDGSTIAACQYCGFCERFGCEYGAKSSAEVTVVPTALESGNFDIRFNSNVVEVLKQGDKVTGVRFFDTVTGEEFIQPAEVVVLTSYVLNNAKLLMVSNIGEQYDPETGRGTLGRNYCYQILPGATGFFDEQFNTFMGAGALGMTIDDYNGDSFDHTNLDFIHGASLSITQTGQRPIQFNPVPPDTPAWGAEFKKASIHYYTRTLNIGGQGASMPHKENFMSLDPTYKDAYGVPLLQLTYNFTDQDRALHKYLSEKSAEIMKEMGAKTVAASNPLTDYDIVPYQTTHNTGGTVMGSDPAISVVNNWLQHWDAENLFVVGAGNFAHNGGYNPTGTVGALAYRCAEGIINYSKTGGSLV
- a CDS encoding gluconate 2-dehydrogenase subunit 3 family protein, whose product is MENDKKGVSRRDFMKTTGIATGTLIGGGIIGGLIGYNVNRGGTATDQTTGQQQGQGQGQQQDHPANVGLKFFTSLTQFNILAQATERIFPEDDLGPGAIGLGVPYFIDNQLAGAYGMNAKEYMQGPFADGASTQGYQSRLTRAEIFTQGIAKLEEEAVSRYEKGFAELEPDQMDEILTAFQKGEVPMLAVTSDFFFKLLRQATLEGAYADPIYNGNRNMDGWRMKGFPGHQYAYIGQIESEEFVQIDPQSISSMTH
- a CDS encoding branched-chain amino acid aminotransferase, producing MLDIKMELTTNPKQKPATESLGFGHYFTDHMFIVEYTEGQGWHDAKIIPYQPIQIEPSAMVFHYGQAVFEGLKAYRTVDNQVLLFRADRNFARLNNSNDRLVIPAIDEEFALEALKQLVTVDRDWVPNAPGTSLYIRPFIIATEPNLGVHPSKNYKFIIIMSPSGSYYKEGINPVKIMVEQQFVRAVSGGTGEAKTAGNYASALKGQEIASAQGYAQTLWLDGKENKYVEEVGSMNIFFKINGTIITPALNGSILPGITRDSMIQVLKSKNIPVEERRITIDEVVEADQNGTLEEVFGTGTAAVISPVGELKYLDKKIVINEGKIGEVSQLLYDTLTGIQNGTVEDTFGWTIRL